In Vibrio coralliilyticus, the following are encoded in one genomic region:
- a CDS encoding response regulator, translated as MELFADHRQSEQPEISEDNRAAERLAPPWKVLLIDDDEQMHQVTKLALSDFEFEGRYLDLISAYSAAEAKDIFRESEDIALALVDVVMETEHAGLELVKYVREELGNGLVRLVLRTGQAGQAPEDTVIREYEIDDYKEKTELTTQKLKTLLYSMLRSYRDLCLIEQQKKGLSKVIEASAYVQNTNTLQAYATSVLEQLTSLLKLDQSALYCIVQPRPNGEESRALTLAATGSFVDYYSECAFEKLPEVVAERCKRVFEGQKSENFGDAYVLYTHDDQGVDCILYVNVSRELTELDMQLLEIYMQNIGLTFENLSLMLDIRETSKELVYNLANAVEARSKETGAHVQRVSLFSEKLALLYGLSEYDASMIKHASPLHDVGKVAVPDSILHKPGKLNAEEWEIMKKHVDYGVDILSKSKRRLITVAKEIAGYHHEKWDGTGYPNGLSGLDIPVTGRITALADVFDALGAKRSYKEPWSDEDIMVELVAQKGKHFEPELVELLVQHWDEFIEIRNSLPD; from the coding sequence ATGGAATTGTTTGCGGACCATCGACAGTCAGAACAGCCTGAAATCAGTGAAGATAACCGTGCTGCTGAGCGTTTGGCTCCACCGTGGAAAGTGCTTCTCATTGATGATGATGAGCAAATGCATCAGGTGACGAAACTGGCTCTGTCAGATTTTGAGTTTGAGGGCAGGTATCTCGATCTCATCTCTGCCTATTCCGCAGCAGAAGCGAAAGACATTTTCCGAGAATCTGAGGATATCGCGCTTGCTCTTGTCGACGTGGTGATGGAAACAGAACATGCGGGCTTGGAATTAGTCAAATATGTTCGTGAAGAGTTAGGTAATGGCTTGGTTCGCCTTGTTTTGCGAACAGGGCAGGCAGGGCAAGCACCGGAAGATACGGTGATTCGTGAATATGAAATCGATGACTACAAAGAAAAAACCGAACTGACGACACAAAAGCTGAAGACCTTACTTTACTCTATGCTTCGCTCTTATCGGGATTTGTGTCTGATTGAGCAGCAAAAAAAAGGCTTAAGCAAGGTGATAGAAGCTTCAGCCTATGTTCAAAACACCAATACTTTGCAAGCTTATGCGACTTCAGTGTTGGAGCAACTGACCTCATTACTCAAGCTGGATCAATCTGCTCTTTACTGCATTGTTCAACCAAGACCGAATGGTGAAGAATCACGTGCTTTAACACTTGCTGCCACGGGGAGTTTCGTCGATTACTACAGTGAATGCGCCTTTGAAAAGTTACCAGAAGTAGTGGCAGAACGATGCAAGCGGGTTTTTGAGGGGCAGAAGTCTGAGAATTTTGGTGATGCCTATGTGCTCTATACGCATGATGATCAGGGTGTCGATTGCATCTTATATGTGAATGTCAGCAGAGAGTTGACCGAGCTGGATATGCAGTTGCTTGAAATCTACATGCAGAACATAGGGCTGACTTTTGAGAATCTCAGTTTGATGCTTGATATCCGTGAAACGTCCAAAGAGTTGGTTTACAACTTAGCAAATGCGGTGGAAGCGCGCAGTAAAGAGACAGGTGCCCACGTGCAACGTGTTTCTCTTTTCAGTGAAAAGTTGGCATTGCTATATGGTTTAAGTGAGTATGATGCTTCAATGATTAAACATGCCTCACCTCTGCATGATGTGGGTAAAGTTGCGGTTCCAGATTCTATTCTGCATAAGCCCGGAAAACTTAATGCAGAAGAGTGGGAGATCATGAAAAAGCACGTCGATTATGGGGTGGATATTCTCAGCAAGTCCAAGCGTCGACTGATTACCGTTGCTAAGGAAATTGCAGGCTATCACCATGAAAAGTGGGATGGCACTGGGTACCCAAATGGTTTGTCTGGCTTAGATATCCCGGTCACCGGAAGAATTACGGCGTTAGCTGACGTGTTTGATGCATTAGGGGCTAAACGCAGCTACAAAGAACCATGGAGTGATGAAGATATTATGGTCGAACTGGTGGCGCAAAAGGGCAAGCATTTTGAACCAGAACTGGTTGAATTACTTGTTCAGCACTGGGATGAATTCATCGAAATCCGTAATTCGCTTCCTGACTAA
- a CDS encoding substrate-binding domain-containing protein: MATMKDIARLAGVSTSTVSHVINKSRYVSEEISERVNKAAQELNYTPSALARSLKMNRTKTIGMLVTTSTNPFFGEVVKGVERSCYQQGYNLILCNTEGDNERMRESINTLLQKRVDGLILMCSSLEGERIDVFEKYPDIPVVVMDWGPMLFTSDKIQDNSLRGGYMAAKHLIEAGHKEIGCITGPLVKHQAQMRYEGYKRALIEASLEFNPNWIIEADFECEGGHEAFIKMHAKGPLPSSIFVCNDMMAMGVINAANEKGIRIPQDLSIVGYDDIQISKFMTPALTTIHQPKYRLGKAAVEALLKKLDGGETEPQVVQLEPTLIERKTVYQIQ; encoded by the coding sequence ATGGCTACAATGAAAGATATTGCCCGGCTCGCCGGTGTTTCCACTTCAACTGTCAGTCATGTCATTAATAAATCTCGTTATGTGAGTGAAGAAATCTCTGAGCGGGTGAACAAAGCTGCTCAGGAACTCAACTATACGCCTTCCGCGCTTGCACGTAGCCTTAAGATGAATCGTACCAAAACCATTGGTATGCTCGTGACCACTTCGACGAACCCCTTCTTTGGTGAGGTCGTGAAAGGGGTTGAACGTAGTTGCTATCAGCAAGGGTATAATTTGATCCTTTGTAATACTGAAGGGGATAACGAACGCATGCGTGAGTCGATCAACACCTTATTACAAAAGCGTGTAGATGGCTTAATTTTGATGTGTTCATCATTGGAAGGTGAACGTATCGATGTCTTCGAAAAGTACCCTGATATTCCTGTTGTTGTCATGGACTGGGGACCGATGTTATTTACCAGTGATAAAATTCAGGACAACTCGCTACGCGGTGGCTACATGGCTGCTAAGCATTTGATTGAAGCTGGTCATAAAGAAATAGGTTGTATAACCGGCCCTTTGGTTAAACACCAAGCACAAATGCGTTACGAAGGTTATAAACGTGCGTTAATTGAAGCGAGCTTAGAATTTAATCCAAATTGGATTATTGAAGCTGACTTTGAATGTGAAGGCGGCCATGAGGCCTTTATTAAAATGCATGCCAAAGGCCCGCTTCCAAGCTCTATATTTGTGTGTAATGACATGATGGCAATGGGGGTGATCAATGCGGCTAATGAAAAGGGGATTCGTATTCCTCAAGACCTTTCTATTGTCGGTTACGACGATATTCAAATTTCTAAGTTCATGACACCAGCGTTAACTACTATCCATCAACCTAAATATCGATTAGGTAAAGCCGCCGTTGAAGCATTGCTTAAAAAACTCGATGGTGGCGAAACAGAGCCGCAAGTCGTTCAACTAGAACCTACACTCATTGAGCGTAAAACCGTATATCAAATTCAGTAA
- the rbsK gene encoding ribokinase, whose amino-acid sequence MNKLVVLGSVNADHVLQVPSFPRPGETLHGRNYQVIPGGKGANQAVAAARLNADTGFIACVGDDAFGINIRENFKMDNINIAGVKMQPNCPTGIAMIQVAESGENSICISAEANAKLTEDAIEVDLERIRQANYLLMQLETPMCGIEKAAKVAKASRTNVILNPAPARELSDELLACIDVITPNETEAEVLTGVTVIDNESAQEAANALHRKGIEIVLITLGAKGVWLSQNGRGELIPGFRVEATDTTAAGDTFNGALVTGLLEDLPLESAIKFAHAAAAISVTRFGAQTSIPSRAEVDAFLEQYS is encoded by the coding sequence ATGAATAAGTTAGTGGTATTAGGTAGTGTTAACGCTGACCATGTTCTCCAAGTGCCTTCTTTTCCTCGCCCGGGCGAGACGTTACATGGTCGCAATTATCAAGTTATCCCTGGTGGTAAAGGGGCAAACCAAGCCGTAGCGGCTGCCCGATTAAACGCAGATACTGGATTTATCGCCTGCGTTGGTGATGATGCGTTTGGTATCAACATTCGTGAAAACTTCAAAATGGACAACATCAACATTGCTGGCGTCAAAATGCAGCCAAATTGTCCGACCGGAATTGCCATGATTCAGGTAGCTGAAAGCGGTGAGAACAGTATTTGTATTTCTGCAGAGGCGAATGCGAAGTTGACTGAAGACGCGATTGAAGTTGATCTAGAGCGAATCCGTCAGGCCAACTATCTTCTTATGCAGTTGGAAACGCCGATGTGTGGCATTGAAAAAGCCGCGAAAGTCGCGAAAGCGTCTAGAACTAACGTCATCCTTAACCCAGCGCCTGCGCGTGAGTTATCGGATGAGCTGCTTGCTTGTATTGATGTGATTACCCCAAATGAGACTGAAGCAGAAGTGCTTACTGGTGTGACGGTTATCGATAACGAGTCAGCCCAAGAAGCAGCAAATGCACTTCACCGTAAAGGTATAGAAATCGTATTGATCACGCTCGGGGCTAAAGGAGTATGGCTAAGTCAGAATGGCCGTGGTGAACTAATCCCAGGCTTCAGAGTTGAAGCAACAGACACAACCGCTGCAGGTGATACCTTTAATGGGGCCTTAGTCACTGGTTTATTGGAAGATTTACCACTAGAATCGGCGATAAAGTTTGCTCACGCTGCCGCGGCCATTTCCGTCACACGTTTTGGCGCACAGACTTCAATCCCTAGTCGAGCTGAAGTTGACGCTTTTCTGGAGCAATACAGTTAG
- the rbsB gene encoding ribose ABC transporter substrate-binding protein RbsB: MKKLATLISAALLSSTVSVSAQAQDTMAIVLSTLNNPFFVTMKDGAEAKAKELGYDLIVLDSQNDPSKELSNVEDLTVRGVKAILINPTDSDAVSNAIRMANRSKIPVLTLDRGASRGDVVSHIASDNVVGGEMAGHFIMEKVGEKAKVIQLEGIAGTSAARERGEGFMNAVKGSEMELLASQPADFDRTKGLNVMENLLAANPNVQAVFAQNDEMALGALRAVQASGKDVMIVGFDGTEDGIAAVNRGKLAATVAQQPDLIGSLGIEAADKVLKGQAVEEYIPVPLKVIAK; encoded by the coding sequence ATGAAAAAACTCGCAACTCTTATCTCTGCTGCACTTCTTTCATCCACCGTCTCTGTTTCGGCGCAAGCGCAGGATACGATGGCCATCGTACTGTCAACGCTAAATAACCCTTTCTTCGTTACGATGAAAGATGGTGCTGAAGCGAAAGCGAAAGAGCTGGGCTATGACCTGATTGTTCTTGATTCACAAAATGACCCAAGCAAAGAGCTATCAAATGTGGAAGACCTCACGGTACGTGGCGTGAAGGCAATTCTGATTAACCCGACAGACTCTGATGCCGTTTCCAATGCAATTCGCATGGCTAACCGCTCAAAGATCCCTGTATTGACACTAGACCGTGGTGCAAGTCGTGGTGATGTCGTTAGCCATATTGCTTCTGATAACGTAGTCGGCGGTGAAATGGCAGGTCACTTCATCATGGAAAAAGTGGGTGAAAAAGCAAAAGTGATCCAGTTAGAAGGTATTGCGGGTACATCAGCTGCGCGTGAACGTGGTGAAGGCTTTATGAACGCAGTTAAAGGCAGTGAGATGGAGCTGCTGGCCAGCCAGCCCGCTGACTTTGACCGCACCAAAGGCCTAAATGTAATGGAAAACCTCTTGGCTGCTAACCCAAATGTGCAAGCCGTTTTTGCTCAGAACGATGAAATGGCACTGGGTGCTTTACGTGCTGTTCAAGCATCAGGTAAAGACGTGATGATTGTTGGTTTTGATGGCACTGAAGATGGTATTGCAGCAGTGAATCGCGGCAAACTGGCGGCAACAGTCGCACAACAGCCAGATCTGATTGGCTCACTGGGGATTGAAGCTGCAGACAAAGTACTGAAAGGTCAGGCTGTAGAAGAGTACATCCCAGTACCACTTAAAGTGATTGCCAAGTAA
- the rbsC gene encoding ribose ABC transporter permease, whose amino-acid sequence MSTNTMSKPNEAGSKKLFSKEWLIEQKSLIALIFLIVVVSFLNPNFFTVDNILNILRQTSVNAIIAVGMTLVILTAGIDLSVGSVLALCGAFAASLIALEVPVLVAVPTALFAGAALGAISGIIIAKGKVQAFIATLVTMTLLRGVTMVYTDGRPISTGFTDTADAFAWFGTGYALGIPVPVWLMVIVFAAAWYLLNHTRFGRYVYALGGNESATRLSGINVDRVKIGVYAICGLLSALAGIIITSRLSSAQPTAGMGYELDAIAAVVLGGTSLMGGKGRIMGTLIGALIIGFLNNALNLLDVSSYYQMIAKAVVILLAVLVDNKNK is encoded by the coding sequence ATGAGTACTAATACCATGAGCAAACCAAACGAAGCGGGCAGCAAGAAGCTGTTCAGCAAAGAGTGGCTGATTGAACAAAAGTCGCTCATTGCACTTATCTTCCTGATTGTTGTTGTATCGTTCCTTAACCCCAACTTTTTTACGGTCGATAACATTCTTAACATTCTGCGTCAGACCTCCGTAAACGCAATTATTGCAGTAGGTATGACGTTGGTTATCTTGACCGCAGGTATTGATCTGAGTGTCGGCTCGGTTCTGGCCTTATGTGGTGCCTTTGCCGCCAGTTTGATCGCTTTGGAAGTGCCTGTATTGGTCGCGGTTCCAACAGCCTTGTTTGCTGGAGCGGCATTGGGTGCGATCAGCGGTATCATCATCGCCAAAGGCAAGGTGCAAGCGTTTATCGCAACACTGGTAACCATGACCTTGTTGCGTGGCGTCACTATGGTTTACACCGATGGTCGTCCAATTTCGACAGGCTTTACCGATACCGCTGATGCTTTCGCATGGTTTGGTACAGGTTACGCTTTGGGCATTCCGGTTCCAGTCTGGTTGATGGTGATCGTTTTCGCTGCGGCCTGGTACCTACTTAACCACACGCGCTTTGGCCGCTATGTGTATGCATTAGGCGGTAACGAATCTGCGACACGCCTATCTGGCATCAACGTCGATCGCGTTAAGATTGGTGTTTACGCTATATGTGGCCTGTTGTCTGCACTAGCGGGCATCATTATCACATCTCGTCTTTCTTCTGCTCAGCCAACGGCTGGTATGGGCTATGAACTGGATGCCATCGCTGCCGTTGTACTTGGTGGTACTAGCCTTATGGGCGGTAAGGGTCGGATCATGGGCACATTAATTGGTGCGCTTATCATCGGCTTCCTCAACAACGCTCTGAACTTGCTCGACGTTTCATCTTACTACCAGATGATCGCTAAAGCTGTGGTTATTCTGCTGGCTGTACTGGTCGACAACAAGAACAAGTAA
- the rbsA gene encoding ribose ABC transporter ATP-binding protein RbsA: MTQAILQLSEIEKAFPGVKALDKASLNVYSGKVMALMGENGAGKSTLMKVLTGIYSKDSGSIHYQGQPAAFNGPRDSQEAGISIIHQELNLIPELTIAENIFLGREFTGAMGRIQWDKMYAEADKLLARLNVKHSSKQLLGELSLGEQQMVEIAKALSFESKVIIMDEPTDALTDTETESLFSVIRELREQGCGIVYISHRLKEIFEICDDITVLRDGKFIGECSVASTNEDGLIEMMVGRKLDEQYPRIDVQHGDICLEVIGLTGSGVHDVSFKLQRGEILGVSGLMGAGRTELMKVIYGALPSERGVINLNNKTINPVSPQDGLANGIAYISEDRKGDGLVLGLSVKENMSLCSLDKLTKGGRIQHSDEVVAVEDFIKLFNIKTPTRDQIIGNLSGGNQQKVAIAKGLMTKPKVLILDEPTRGVDVGAKKEIYQLINKFKADGMSIILVSSEMPEVLGMSDRIIVMHEGRISGEFDAKDADQEKLLACAVGKEINEEAA, encoded by the coding sequence ATGACTCAAGCTATCCTACAACTGAGCGAAATTGAGAAGGCATTTCCCGGTGTGAAAGCACTGGATAAAGCCAGCCTGAACGTTTACTCCGGAAAAGTTATGGCTTTGATGGGTGAAAATGGCGCGGGTAAATCCACCTTGATGAAGGTGCTTACTGGGATCTACAGTAAAGATTCAGGCAGTATTCATTACCAAGGTCAGCCAGCTGCGTTTAATGGCCCACGTGATTCACAGGAAGCTGGCATCAGTATCATTCACCAAGAGCTTAACCTGATCCCTGAATTGACCATCGCTGAAAACATTTTCCTTGGCCGAGAATTTACAGGCGCAATGGGGCGTATTCAGTGGGATAAGATGTACGCCGAAGCCGACAAGCTTTTAGCAAGGCTCAATGTTAAGCACAGCTCTAAACAATTGTTGGGTGAGCTCAGTCTCGGTGAACAGCAGATGGTTGAGATTGCTAAAGCACTGTCGTTTGAGTCGAAAGTCATCATTATGGATGAACCGACCGATGCACTGACGGATACCGAAACCGAGTCTTTGTTTAGCGTGATTCGCGAACTGCGTGAGCAAGGTTGCGGCATTGTTTATATCTCTCACCGTTTGAAAGAGATCTTTGAAATCTGCGATGACATCACAGTGCTTCGTGACGGAAAGTTCATTGGAGAGTGCTCTGTAGCGTCTACCAACGAAGATGGACTGATTGAAATGATGGTTGGTCGTAAGCTAGATGAGCAATACCCACGCATTGACGTTCAACATGGCGACATTTGCCTTGAAGTGATTGGACTAACGGGATCTGGTGTTCACGATGTCAGTTTTAAACTGCAGCGTGGTGAGATACTCGGTGTCTCGGGTTTGATGGGGGCTGGGCGCACTGAGTTGATGAAAGTTATCTATGGCGCTTTACCCAGTGAGCGTGGGGTAATCAATCTGAATAACAAAACCATCAACCCAGTGAGCCCACAAGATGGCCTTGCAAACGGCATTGCTTACATCTCTGAAGACCGTAAGGGTGACGGCTTAGTCTTGGGCTTGTCAGTAAAAGAGAACATGTCGCTTTGCTCTCTGGATAAATTGACCAAAGGTGGTCGAATTCAGCATAGCGATGAAGTGGTTGCTGTCGAAGACTTCATCAAACTCTTCAACATCAAGACCCCAACTCGCGATCAGATCATTGGCAATCTATCTGGTGGTAACCAGCAGAAGGTGGCGATAGCGAAAGGTCTGATGACTAAACCTAAAGTACTGATCCTTGATGAGCCCACCCGTGGTGTCGATGTCGGTGCAAAGAAAGAAATTTACCAGCTCATCAACAAATTCAAAGCCGATGGCATGAGTATCATTCTGGTTTCTTCAGAAATGCCGGAAGTGTTGGGAATGAGCGACCGCATCATCGTGATGCATGAAGGTCGCATTAGTGGTGAGTTTGATGCCAAAGACGCCGATCAGGAGAAGTTGTTGGCGTGTGCAGTAGGCAAAGAAATAAATGAGGAAGCAGCATGA
- the rbsD gene encoding D-ribose pyranase yields MKKSTLINSELSYLVASLGHTDEITICDAGLPIPEQVQRLDLALTHGVPSFLETVRVILSESQIEGVVIAEEFASVSPTHHEALISELRVEEETTGKAITVTYVSHEEFKTRTQHSRAVVRTGECTPYANVIFQAGVVF; encoded by the coding sequence ATGAAAAAAAGTACCCTGATAAATTCTGAACTTTCCTACTTGGTCGCATCACTAGGCCATACTGATGAAATCACGATATGTGATGCTGGCCTGCCAATCCCAGAGCAAGTTCAGCGTCTAGACCTAGCCTTGACCCATGGGGTTCCGAGTTTTCTAGAAACGGTTCGAGTAATTCTTTCAGAATCACAGATTGAAGGGGTAGTGATTGCAGAAGAGTTTGCGTCTGTTAGTCCAACACACCATGAAGCTTTGATTTCGGAACTGCGTGTTGAAGAGGAAACGACAGGAAAAGCAATCACAGTGACTTATGTATCACATGAAGAATTCAAAACACGCACGCAACATAGCCGTGCTGTTGTCCGAACTGGTGAATGTACACCTTATGCGAACGTTATTTTTCAAGCGGGCGTTGTGTTTTAA